One Diospyros lotus cultivar Yz01 chromosome 1, ASM1463336v1, whole genome shotgun sequence genomic window carries:
- the LOC127800304 gene encoding NAD(P)H-quinone oxidoreductase subunit N, chloroplastic: MAATSALLPPITTLPKQQLSPFYPATKPRLAGRWSKKRALRTTCATGLEDFIGGDLVKFDLGQWLSDVEEHKALAIYSPHEGGYEGRYLTRLRYQGYQFLDLSARGLGDPETTLTKIHPVCPAHVGKQPIARWYFPPEVDYRLSLLPPGAKGLVVWIIEAKVLSRAELQFLALLPSLRPNVRVVAECGNWRKFVWKPLKEIAGLPTKEGANQQLPS; this comes from the exons ATGGCCGCTACAAGCGCGCTGCTGCCTCCCATCACAACTCTCCCAAAGCAACAGCTCTCGCCATTCTACCCCGCAACGAAGCCACGACTAGCAGGCCGGTGGAGCAAGAAGAGGGCGCTGAGGACGACCTGTGCCACTGGACTCGAGGACTTCATCGGAGGAGACTTGGTGAAGTTCGATTTGGGCCAGTGGCTGTCAGACGTCGAAGAGCACAAGGCCCTGGCCATCTACTCTCCCCACGAAGGAGGCTACGAGGGCCGCTACCTTACCCGGCTCCGGTACCAGGGCTACCAATTCCTCGACCTCTCCGCGCGCGGCCTCGGCGATCCCGAGACCACTCTCACCAAGATCCACCCCGTTTGCCCG GCCCACGTGGGGAAGCAACCAATAGCGAGGTGGTATTTCCCACCCGAAGTGGATTACAGGCTCTCGTTGCTGCCTCCGGGTGCCAAGGGCTTAGTGGTTTGGATAATTGAAGCCAAG GTTTTGTCCAGGGCAGAGCTGCAGTTTCTAGCTTTGCTTCCCAGTCTCCGGCCTAACGTCCGGGTCGTTGCAGAATGCGGGAACTG GAGAAAATTTGTGTGGAAGCCACTCAAAGAAATTGCAGGATTGCCTACAAAGGAAGGGGCAAATCAACAGTTACCAAGCTGA